Proteins from a single region of Pyrus communis chromosome 6, drPyrComm1.1, whole genome shotgun sequence:
- the LOC137736729 gene encoding serine/arginine-rich SC35-like splicing factor SCL28 isoform X2 → MARYRSRSRSYSPRRRSRTPPRGRKRYDDEPRDRHRDSRSHRDRSSPAPSGLLVRNLPLDARPEDLRIPFERFGPVKDVYLPKNYYTGEPRGFGFVKYRYGEDAAEAKQQLNHSVIGGREIRIVFAEENRKTPQEMRTTTRVSRHGGSSRRRTPPRSPRRQYRSYSPSPSPVRRDSRDRRARDDYRSPVQSRSISRSPSPRDGRDYRRSPSPRENGRSPRDVREYASSRSRSPRVSSRSPSRSRSRSYSPR, encoded by the exons ATGGCCAGGTACAGAAGCCGAAGCAGAAGCTACAGCCCTCGTCGGCGCAGTCGGACTCCGCCTCGCGGACGCAAGCGATACGACGACGAGCCGCGTGATCGACACCGTGACAGTAGGTCTCACAGAGACCGTAGTTCTCCTGCCCCTTCCGGTTTGCTCGTTCGCAATCTCCCTCTCGACGCtag GCCAGAAGATCTTAGGATCCCATTTGAGCGATTTGGCCCGGTAAAGGATGTGTATCTTCCTAAGAATTACTACACAGG GGAGCCacggggttttgggtttgtgaaGTACCGTTATGGTGAGGATGCAGCAGAAGCAAAGCAACAACTGAATCATTCAGTTATTGGTGGGCGTGAGATAAGAATTGTGTTTGCTGAGGAGAATAGAAAAACTCCGCAAGAAATGCGCACAACTACTCGCGTAAG TCGACATGGAGGAAGCTCCAGAAGGAGAACTCCACCGAGGTCCCCAAGACGGCAATATCGTT CTTACTCGCCATCACCATCACCTGTTAGGCGTGATTCAAG GGACCGTCGGGCTAGGGATGATTATCGCTCACCAGTACAGTCTAGATCAATTTCACGATCTCCCTCACCACGGGATGGAAGAGACTACAGGAGGTCCCCAAGTCCGAGGGAGAATGGTCGGAGTCCTCGTGATGTGAGAGAGTATGCATCCAGCAGATCAAGGAGTCCTAGGGTTAGCAGTCGCAGTCCGTCAAGGTCTCGTTCGCGATCCTACAG TCCTCGCTGA
- the LOC137736729 gene encoding serine/arginine-rich SC35-like splicing factor SCL28 isoform X3: MARYRSRSRSYSPRRRSRTPPRGRKRYDDEPRDRHRDSRSHRDRSSPAPSGLLVRNLPLDARPEDLRIPFERFGPVKDVYLPKNYYTGEPRGFGFVKYRYGEDAAEAKQQLNHSVIGGREIRIVFAEENRKTPQEMRTTTRVSSRHGGSSRRRTPPRSPRRQYRSYSPSPSPVRRDSRYSLKTSGLVKFNEKRDHTSDGQLLYLPPMLSISTMVDI, encoded by the exons ATGGCCAGGTACAGAAGCCGAAGCAGAAGCTACAGCCCTCGTCGGCGCAGTCGGACTCCGCCTCGCGGACGCAAGCGATACGACGACGAGCCGCGTGATCGACACCGTGACAGTAGGTCTCACAGAGACCGTAGTTCTCCTGCCCCTTCCGGTTTGCTCGTTCGCAATCTCCCTCTCGACGCtag GCCAGAAGATCTTAGGATCCCATTTGAGCGATTTGGCCCGGTAAAGGATGTGTATCTTCCTAAGAATTACTACACAGG GGAGCCacggggttttgggtttgtgaaGTACCGTTATGGTGAGGATGCAGCAGAAGCAAAGCAACAACTGAATCATTCAGTTATTGGTGGGCGTGAGATAAGAATTGTGTTTGCTGAGGAGAATAGAAAAACTCCGCAAGAAATGCGCACAACTACTCGCGTAAG TAGTCGACATGGAGGAAGCTCCAGAAGGAGAACTCCACCGAGGTCCCCAAGACGGCAATATCGTT CTTACTCGCCATCACCATCACCTGTTAGGCGTGATTCAAG ATATAGTTTAAAGACTTCTGGACTAGTAAAGTTTAATGAGAAAAGAGATCATACAAGTGATGGGCAACTTCTTTACCTTCCACCAATGCTCTCCATAAGTACTATGGTGGATATTTAA
- the LOC137736729 gene encoding serine/arginine-rich SC35-like splicing factor SCL28 isoform X1 — protein sequence MARYRSRSRSYSPRRRSRTPPRGRKRYDDEPRDRHRDSRSHRDRSSPAPSGLLVRNLPLDARPEDLRIPFERFGPVKDVYLPKNYYTGEPRGFGFVKYRYGEDAAEAKQQLNHSVIGGREIRIVFAEENRKTPQEMRTTTRVSSRHGGSSRRRTPPRSPRRQYRSYSPSPSPVRRDSRDRRARDDYRSPVQSRSISRSPSPRDGRDYRRSPSPRENGRSPRDVREYASSRSRSPRVSSRSPSRSRSRSYSPR from the exons ATGGCCAGGTACAGAAGCCGAAGCAGAAGCTACAGCCCTCGTCGGCGCAGTCGGACTCCGCCTCGCGGACGCAAGCGATACGACGACGAGCCGCGTGATCGACACCGTGACAGTAGGTCTCACAGAGACCGTAGTTCTCCTGCCCCTTCCGGTTTGCTCGTTCGCAATCTCCCTCTCGACGCtag GCCAGAAGATCTTAGGATCCCATTTGAGCGATTTGGCCCGGTAAAGGATGTGTATCTTCCTAAGAATTACTACACAGG GGAGCCacggggttttgggtttgtgaaGTACCGTTATGGTGAGGATGCAGCAGAAGCAAAGCAACAACTGAATCATTCAGTTATTGGTGGGCGTGAGATAAGAATTGTGTTTGCTGAGGAGAATAGAAAAACTCCGCAAGAAATGCGCACAACTACTCGCGTAAG TAGTCGACATGGAGGAAGCTCCAGAAGGAGAACTCCACCGAGGTCCCCAAGACGGCAATATCGTT CTTACTCGCCATCACCATCACCTGTTAGGCGTGATTCAAG GGACCGTCGGGCTAGGGATGATTATCGCTCACCAGTACAGTCTAGATCAATTTCACGATCTCCCTCACCACGGGATGGAAGAGACTACAGGAGGTCCCCAAGTCCGAGGGAGAATGGTCGGAGTCCTCGTGATGTGAGAGAGTATGCATCCAGCAGATCAAGGAGTCCTAGGGTTAGCAGTCGCAGTCCGTCAAGGTCTCGTTCGCGATCCTACAG TCCTCGCTGA
- the LOC137736730 gene encoding NADH dehydrogenase [ubiquinone] 1 alpha subcomplex subunit 8-B-like, translating to MASAVDAAGDPIPTSAVLTAAAKHIQFSCQAENVAFLKCKKKDPNPDKCLDKGRQVTRCVLTLLKDLHQSCTKEMDAYVGCMYYNTNEFDLCRTEQEEFEKKCPLA from the exons ATGGCGAGCGCGGTGGACGCAGCGGGAGATCCAATCCCAACGTCGGCGGTGCTGACGGCGGCGGCGAAGCATATTCAGTTCAGCTGCCAGGCCGAGAACGTGGCTTTCCTCAAGTGCAAGAAGAAGGACCCGAACCCCGACAAGTGTCTCGACAAAGGTCGTCAGGTCACCCGATGCGTCCTCACCCT GCTGAAAGATCTTCATCAGAGCTGCACAAAGGAGATGGATGCTTACGTCGGGTGCATGTATTACAATACAAATGAGTTTGATTTATGTCGCACAGAGCAGGAGGAATTCGAGAAAAAGTGTCCGTTGGCATGA
- the LOC137736731 gene encoding uncharacterized protein — translation MGEKKKKATLFIRLISAAGTGFFYVKKKPSRVQEKLEFRKFDPRVNRHVLFTEAKMK, via the coding sequence ATGggtgaaaagaagaagaaggctaCCTTGTTCATCCGACTTATCTCAGCAGCTGGGACTGGTTTTTTCTATGTCAAGAAGAAGCCGAGTAGGGTCCAAGAGAAGCTTGAGTTCCGGAAATTCGACCCTCGGGTAAATCGTCATGTTCTATTTACCGAGGCAAAAATGAAATGA